A genome region from Stegostoma tigrinum isolate sSteTig4 chromosome 37, sSteTig4.hap1, whole genome shotgun sequence includes the following:
- the zfand4 gene encoding AN1-type zinc finger protein 4, with amino-acid sequence MENKKEPPFFNEDNSGPLSYKLPFYETMELFIETLTGTCFELRVSPFETVISVKAKIQRLEGIPIVQQHLIWNNLELEDEYCLHDYNISEGCTLKLVLAMRGGPINTRRVPMEDPTRDMAEYMETSRDDIWDKIPSNKQVTFLVYREGDQLNFFRVVDRGDGTLTPLSESLSGGSVFNLYADDDEESEESPSGQQILENSITMNKMKLLKAKMENMNLSKKPKKITKVKPRPPVAPRPSSSSVTAARHRLFRVLPHNGQSLNHSLCLPPVGDPMLSYHNVLSPNFASGVSLAPSSSNSFLLKDDENADLSPLLQSAIPAPGMVLQGEMRNSRQQKMLPPLLSQDFREAPTICTDFVTDCMAGSARLKSPVTETSLSEQKRVPDDAASVLALSVDADQVEEANLLSEIGLNTSLYEQTSIEAKPAEREAVEPNVIQPVFPNMLGHVPMESEKSNLAELIQKKETDVSPTHCPEPVSHSSLIALPTPRPPKTFDINSLRPPASQDGGAFPGVSLSKVGRFRGLKVDSPGKKADIVLKTEVTEMTNKAAKDPVGSPKDIGMLASLARSTSRDSVQSNRGASRQRTSGIALPASVQNFHEEIFRSIPSPDRVSNTFVSPLGVCATCRPTTIGRRIGTPTHHFPPVKAVTQTRKKNAKHCFLCGKKTGLATSYECRCGNNFCATHRYAETHECTYDYKTAGRRYLQETNPVVSAPKLPKI; translated from the exons GTATTCCCATAGTACAGCAACATCTGATCTGGAACAACCTGGAACTGGAGGATGAATACTGTTTACATGACTACAA TATATCAGAAGGTTGTACACTTAAACTGGTGCTTGCCATGAGAGGAGGACCTATAAATACCAGAAGGG TCCCAATGGAAGATCCCACCAGGGACATGGCTGAATACATGGAAACCAGTCGAGATGACATCTGGGATAAGATCCCTTCCAACAAGCAAGTCACCTTTCTAGTATATCGTGAAGGGGATCAGTTGAATTTCTTTCGAGTTGTCGATCGGGGGGATGGCACTTTAACACCACTCTCTGAGTCATTAAG TGGAGGTTCAGTGTTCAACCTCTATGCAGATGATGATGAAGAATCTGAAGAGTCTCCATCAGGACAGCAGATACTAGAGAACTCAATCACCATGAACAAAATGAAGTTGTTGAAAGCAAAGATGGAAAATATGAATCTTAGTAAAAAG CCCAAGAAGATCACCAAGGTGAAGCCAAGACCTCCAGTAGCACCCAGGCCCAGCAGCAGTTCAGTCACCGCAGCTCGTCACCGCCTTTTCCGGGTTCTCCCTCACAATGGGCAGTCTCTCAATCATTCACTGTGTCTACCTCCTGTTGGTGATCCAATGCTTTCATACCATAATGTACTGAGCCCAAATTTTGCTTCTGGTGTTAGCTTAGCTCCGTCATCTTCCAATAGCTTCTTGCTGAAGGATGATGAGAATGCCGACTTGAGCCCTTTACTGCAGAGTGCTATCCCAGCCCCAGGTATGGTTCTGCAGGGAGAAATGAGAAACTCTCGGCAACAGAAGATGCTTCCGCCACTTCTTTCTCAGGACTTCCGGGAAGCTCCAACTATTTGCACAGACTTTGTAACTGATTGCATGGCAGGTAGCGCGCGGCTAAAATCCCCTGTTACGGAAACAAGCCTTTCGGAACAGAAGAGGGTACCCGATGATGCAGCAAGTGTCCTTGCTCTATCTGTTGATGCTGATCAAGTGGAAGAGGCCAACCTCCTGAGTGAAATAGGGCTTAACACTTCGCTATATGAGCAGACCTCAATAGAGGCTAAGCCTGCAGAAAGGGAAGCTGTGGAACCAAATGTTATCCAACCAGTTTTTCCAAACATGCTTGGACATGTTCCAATGGAATCCGAAAAATCCAACCTTGCTGAGTTGATTCAGAAGAAGGAAACGGATGTGTCGCCAACCCACTGTCCAGAACCAGTCTCTCATAGTTCTTTAATTGCTCTCCCAACTCCAAGACCCCCAAAGACATTTGACATAAATAGCCTAAGACCCCCTGCTTCTCAGGATGGTGGTGCTTTCCCTGGTGTTTCATTGTCAAAGGTGGGCAGGTTTCGAGGACTCAAAGTTGACTCTCCTGGAAAGAAAGCAGATATAGTTTTGAAAACTGAGGTGACGGAGATGACAAACAAAGCAGCAAAGGACCCTGTGGGCTCTCCAAAAGACATTGGAATGCTTGCTTCGCTGGCACGAAGCACATCCAGGGATAGTGTGCAAAGTAACCGCGGAGCAAGCAGACAGCGGACCTCTGGCATTGCATTACCTGCTAGTGTTCAAAATTTTCATGAAGAGATTTTTAGAAGCATTCCTTCACCAGATCGAGTTTCAAATACATTTGTT TCTCCCCTTGGAGTTTGTGCGACCTGCAGACCCACTACAATAGGAAGACGAATAG GCACCCCCACACATCATTTCCCACCAGTAAAGGCTGTAACCCAAACGAGAAAGAAAAATGCCAAGCACTGCTTTCTCTGCGGGAAGAAAACTGGATTGGCTACCAGCTACGAGTGCAG GTGTGGAAACAACTTCTGTGCAACACATCGCTATGCCGAGACTCATGAATGCACGTATGATTACAAGACAGCAGGAAGGAGATACTTACAGGAGACCAACCCTGTTGTTAGTGCACCAAAGCTTCCAAAAATCTGA